The genomic segment CCTTCACGTTTCAAGTACTCGTGTTCAATTTCTTCGATAGCAACAATCAAATCACCTGGAATACTATTTCCTGGTGCATCGTTTCCTTTATTAGAAACTTTTAATTGCATTCCGTCAACTACTCCTGCAGGGATTTTAATCGCTACTGTTTCATCTTCCTGAATCATTCCTTGTGAATCTGCATTGGCAGGTTTCTTATCTAATAACTGCCCTGTACCTCCACAAGTTGGACAAGTTGATGCGGATTGCATTCTTCCCAAAATTGTATTTGTTACACGCATTACTTGTCCTTGACCATTACAAGTCGAACAGGTTTTGTATGAGACACCTTGAGCTTGAACTTTACGTTTTACTTTTACTTTTTTCTCTACACCATTGGCAATTTCTTCCAAAGTCAATTTGACTTTGATTCGTAAGTTGCTTCCCTTAGTACGACGAGGACCACTACTTCTACCTCCACCGAATCCGCCGCCGAATCCGCCTCCAAAAATATCACCAAACTGACTGAAAATGTCATCCATATTCATTCCGCCATGACCACCGCCATAACCACCAGCACCATCAAATGCTTGATGTCCATATTGATCGTACTTGGCTTTCTTTTGAGGATCACTCAAAACTTCATAAGCCTCAGCAGCTAATTTGAAGTTTTCTTCGGCTTCCTTATCCCCTGGATTTTTGTCAGGATGGTATTTGATAGCCGCTTTTCTATACGCTTTTTTTATTTCTGAAGCATCTGCACCTTTTGAAATACCTAATACTTCGTAAAAATCTTTTTTCATATTTTTAAATTATATGACTGGGTTTAGTTACCAATAACAACTTTTGGGAAACGGATAATTTTATCTCCTAATTTGTATCCTTTCTCTAGAACATCTACAATTTTCCCTTTCATTTTGTCAGACGGCGCAGGAATTTGCGTAATTGCTTCAGCAAAATCTGCATCAAATGCATCTCCAGCTTTCACTTCAACTTCCTCTAATCCTTTACCAACTAGAGTTGATTTTAATTTTTCGTGAATTAATTCTACCCCTTTCACCAAAGACTCATCACCTGACTTACTGATTTCAATCAATGCTCTGTCAAAATCATCCAAAATAGGAAGCATTGCCAATAACACTTCTTGATTAGCTGTTTTAAACAACTCAATACGTTCTTTTGAAGTTCTTCTTTTGTAATTTTCAAATTCAGCAAATAAGCGTAAAAATTTATCTTTTTCTGCCGCTAAATCTAAGGCTAATTGTTCTTCAACAGGTAATTCTTCGACACTTGCTTGTTCTTCATTTGCCTGCGTTTCCACTGGTGTTCCTTCTATTTCTTGATCGATTTCTGTTTTTTCAGTAGTCATAGTACTTGTATTTTTAAAAATATTCTTAAACTTCATTTTTATTTGTTTTTGGATTGCAAAAGTACTGCCAAATCTTCAAAAATGTCAAATTGTCACCTTTGAGGCAGAACTATTTATGGAAAATTAATACGGAATTTAGCATCAACCCTCTTTTTGGTAGCCTAAAAAATTTAATAAAATTTTAAGACTGTTTAGTATACGATTAGAGTAAGTTTGTATTCGAAACAATTCACTATTTTGGATTGACTTCCTAGATTGAAATTAAGGTTCGTTTCTAAATAATTATTAATTCAGTAATACCTTATTGTAGAAAAAGCTTCGTTACCATCAAACGAAGCTTTTTTTTATGATAAAACTTTTTTCAGTTCCTCTAAACTGAGTGATTTCTGTTCTCCCGTTTGAAGGTTTTTCAAAGTATAGGTATTCGAATTCATCTCTTGATCTCCGGCCATTACAGCAAAAGGAATACTTCTTTTATCAGCGTGTTGAAATTGTTTGGCCAACTTAGCGTTGTCTGGATACAATTCTACTTTTATTCCCGATTGGCGCAATTCTTTAATCGCTTTCATAGCGTAAAACGCTTCATTTTCGCCATAATTAATAAACAATGCTTGCGAAGTTGCGGTAACTGTCGTTGGGAACAATCCCAATTCTTCTACGACCAAATAAATACGGTCTAAACCAAAAGAGATTCCCACTCCACTCATATTTTTTAAACCAAAAATACCCGTCAAATCATCGTAACGACCACCACCACCGATAGAACCCATAGCTACTCCTGCTGGTGCTGCCACCTCAAAAATAGCGCCTGTATAATAATTCAATCCTCTTGCCAAAGTCACATCCAAATCTAAAATAGCAGTTGCTAAACCAAGAGCTGATACTTTATCACAAATAAAGCGCAATTCTTCTACCCCTTTCATACCTTCAACTGAATCCGCTAATAAACCGGATAATTGATTGATTTTATCCGAAAAAGTTCCCGTAAAACTAAACAAAGGTTGCACCTTAGCAATAGCCGTTTCCAAAATCCCTTTCTCCATCATTTCTTTTTTTACTCCTTCTTCGCCAATTTTATCCAGCTTATCCAAAGCCACTGTAAAATCGATTAATTTATCCGAAGCACCAATCACTTCTGCAATTCCAGAAAGGATTTTTCTATTGTTGATTTTAATAGTTACCCCATTCAAACCTAAAGCAGTAAATACCCCATCATACAATTGAATTAATTCTACTTCTTGCCACAAAGAGGTCGAACCTACTACATCGGCATCACATTGAAAAAATTCTCTGAAGCGGCCTTTTTGAGGACGATCGGCTCTCCAAACGGGTTGGATTTGGTATCTTTTAAAAGGAAATTCAATTTCGTTTTGGTGTTGCACCACATACCGGGCAAAAGGCACTGTCAAATCATAACGCAAGGCTTTTTCTGAAATACTTGAAGTCAATTTTGTACTGTCTTTGGCTTCCAAATGAGTTGCATTGGCTTTTGCCAAATAATCTCCTGAATTCAAAATTTTAAAAATCAAGCGATCTCCTTCTTCACCATATTTTCCCATTAAGGTTTCGGAATTTTCAAAAGAAGGGGTTTCAATCGGTTGAAAACCAAATTTCTCAAAATTACTTTTGATCATTTGGAGAATATACTGACGTTTTGCAACCTCTGTAGGTGAAAAATCTCGAGTTCCTTTTGGAATAATTGGTTTAGATGCCATTTTTAATTTACGATTTACAATATATGATGTACGATATACGATATACGATATTTGATGTGCTATTTATTATTTGAATTTCTAAATACTGAAATGCAGTGCAAATATCTTATTTTTAAAATAAATATCCGCTCTTCTAGAGCAAACTTGTAACAAAAATTGTATTTTCGTGACAAATTGGTACTATGCTAAATTTATTCAAAGAAAACGTTAAGATTGCAATTGGTTCAGTTCGAACTCAATTGTTGCGTACCATACTAACCGTATTGATTATTGCTATTGGTATTACAGCCTTGGTAGGAATTCTTACTGTAGTGGCTGCACTAGAAAATACTCTTTCAGCTGATTTTGCTTCTATGGGCGCCAATACCTTCAACATCAATCAATACGAGAATACAACTCGAAACAGAGGAAATGAGGAACGAGAAATTATCAATCCAATTATTTCCTATCCTGAAGCCGTTGCATTTCAAGACAAATTTAAATACCCTTTTACAGAAACTTCCCTTTCATTTACTGCTACATCAAGAGCAGAAGTAAAATATGAAGCTAATGAGACAGATCCTGAAATAAAAGTAGTTGGTGTAGATGAAAATTTTATTCCTAACTCTGGTTTAGAAACTAGTTTGGGTCGCAACTTCAACGGATTTGATATTGATAACAATACGTATGTATGTGTTGTGGGGTCTGATTTTGAAAAAGGTTTGCTCAAAGATGTAAACCCTATAAATAAAATTATTTCAATTCGTGGCGCTAAATTTAAAGTTATCGGAGTATTGAAAGAGAAAGGATCAACTTTTGGAAATAGCCAAGATTTACGAGTTTTAATTCCAATTCAAGTGGCTCGTTCTTTATTTACAGCACCTAATATCAACTACAGTTTGAGTGTAATGGTGAATAAAAAAGAACTGTTAGAACAAGCTATTGATAATGCCACCAGTACAATGCGACGTGTTCGAAAATTGAGCCCTGTAAAAGACAATAATTTTGGTGTAGTACGTTCCGACGATTTGATTAACCGAATCTTGAGTATTACTCAATACCTTGGATTAGCCTCTTGGCTTATTGGGGTAATTACTGTTTTAGGCTCATCCATTGCTTTAATGAACATTATGATTGTTTCGGTAACAGAAAGAACCAGAGAAATTGGTGTCCGAAAAGCCTTAGGAGCTAAAAAATCAACTATTGCATTTCAGTTTTTCATAGAAACCTTATTAATAGGACAATTAGGTGGATTAGTCGGAATTGTTTTTGGAATCTTAATTGGTTTCGGAATTGCAACTGCCATGGACTTTACCTTTGTTATTCCTTGGGGTGCGATAATGGCAGCCTTCATCACTAGTTTTATTGTGGCAATCGTTTCAGGCTTATATCCTGCAATTAAAGCAGCGGTATTAGATCCAATAGAAGCGTTGCGCTACGAATAAAGCCATTTGCGATTTACGATGTTGGATTTACGAAAAATCGTACGTCTTAAATCGCACATTGAATCATTCTATCATTACCGTAAATATCTTTTCTAAGTACGGTGCCTTTGAAACCCATCTCTTGAAGTAAATCGAACGTTTCTTGACCTAAATATTGGTTGATTTCAAAATACAATTGACCATTCGGACATAGATTTTTCTTTGCTAATTGCGCAATTTTTCTATAAAAAATCAAAGCATCATTATCTTCTACAAAAAGTGCTAAATGAGGTTCGTTGTCCAAAACATTTTTCTTGATTTCTTGTTTTTCCAAATGACGTACATAAGGCGGATTCGAAACAATTAGGTCAAATTGCTGAACTAAATCTTCGGTTTCTAAAATACTTTGATGAATGAACTGAATAGCAACTTGATTTAATTCGGCATTTTTTTGTGCTGTAGCCAAAGCTTTGTCGGAAACATCTAAAGCAAATACTTCCGCATTGGGTAAATTCTTAGCTAACGAAATGGCAATGCAACCACTCCCCGTTCCGATATCCAGAATTTTGAACTTTGAACTTTGTCCCGAAACTTCGGGATTGAACTTTGTCCCGAAATTTCGGGATTGAATTATCCAATCCACCAGCTCTTCCGTTTCAGGTCTCGGAATCAAAACATTGGAATTGACTTCAAATTCTAATCCGTAAAAATGAGTAGTGCCTAATAGATATTGTACCGGAATTTCTTTTTTTAGTTGTTCCAAAATCAAATTCCATGTTTCCAATTCTGCTTTCGAAAAAACTAAATCAGGTTGCAAAGCCAAATCCACCCGCTTTAGTTGATGTTTAGCTTCTAAAATGAGATAGAAAAAACTCTCCGCCTCTCCTGCATCATATAGTGGAGTCAGTTCTTGAATAAATTGGTCTCGGTAGTGTTTAATAGTCATGTTTTAAGAATCAAAGTAGTTTTACAAATCTTGCAACATCCAAACCGGACAACTCGTATGTCCAGTGCAGCCCATTGGCGCATCTAGGTATTCAAAACCTGATTTTTTATATAATTTTTGTGCTGCATGCATGAACGGCATGGTTTCCAAATAACACTTTTCGAAACCAAACTCCCTAGCTGATTGCAAACAAATCGCCATCATTTCGCTTCCAATTCCTTTCCCACGAGTCTCTGGTAAAAAATACATTTTTTGCAATTCGCAAATGCTTGGCGCTTCATTTTCCAGAGGAGCAATTCCGGCAACACCCTTAATTTTTCCGTCATGTTCTACAACATAATATACAGATCTAGGTTTATTGTATTCTTCGTACATCAAATCCAAATAAGGATCTTCGTAAGCAGTTCCTACTTTGGGAATATTCAATTCGTCAAAAACTGCACGTATTAATTCAGCTACTGCCGCATTGTCTTTTTTTTCGATTTTCCTGATAAGCCAATTCTCCATTTGTATAAAAGCTAATTTGAAAGGCAAAAGTAACTATTGTTTATTACAATTTTCGAAACTTACCTCATAAATAGAAAAGCTAAAAAGTAGTACTTTTGTATTATGAACAATCACGAATACTTTATTGCTCGTTGCATCGAACTCGCCAAAAACGGTTTTGGAACTACCTATCCCAATCCGATGGTGGGGAGTGTGATTGTATATGATGGTCAAATCATTGGCGAAGGGTGGCACCGAAAAGCAGGCGAAGCTCATGCCGAAGTCAACGCCATACGTTCTGTAAAAGACCCATCAGTATTAGACAAAGCAACTATCTATGTAAGTTTAGAACCTTGCAGTCATTTTGGAAAAACGCCTCCGTGTTGCGATTTGATTATTGAAAATAAAATTCCGAATGTTGTTATTGGCACAGTCGATTCTAATATAAAGGTAGCTGGAAATGGCATTAAACGATTGAAAGAAGCTGGAGCAAATGTCATTGTTGGGATTTTGGAAAAAGAATGTCACGAACTCAACCAACGCTTTTTTACGTTTCACGAAAAGAAAAGACCATATATTATATTGAAGTGGGCGCAAACCCAAGACGGCTTTATTGCTCCTTTAGAAAAAAAAGAACAAAAACCCGTTTGGATAACTAATTCCTATTCTAGACAATTAGTGCATAAATGGCGTGCCGAGGAACAAGCTATTTTAGTAGGAACACAAACCGTGATAGATGACAACCCTCAATTAAACACAAGAGATTGGGAAGGCAACAACCCTATCCGAGTAGTAATTGACCAAAATAATCGCGTTCCAAAAACTGCACACGTATTTGACAATCAATTAAAAACTATCGTGTTTTCTAAATATAATGTGATGCTAGCTTCTGAGAATATCATCTACGAATCAATTGATTTTCAACAAAATATAGCGCAACAAATTCTGGAACGATTGTACCAACACCAAATTCAATCGATAATTATTGAAGGAGGCGCTCAAACATTGCAGACTTTTATAGATGCCAATCTTTGGGATGAAGCACGTGTTTTTATTGGAAAAAGTCAATTTGGCAACGGAATAAAAGCACCTATATTAAATACGGCCCCGTCAAAAAAAGAAAAAATAGGAACCGATGAATTACTAATAATTAGAAATTATGATTGATACTATTATTTTTGATTTTGGAGATATTTTCATCAATTTGGACAAACAAGCCACTATTGATGGTTTACAACGTTTGGGTTTAACTTCTTGGAACGAAGATTTAGACCAATTGAATATATCTTTTGAAAAAGGGCAAATTTCAAAAGAGAACTTTTTGCTTGGAATTCAAAAACATATCCCTAACGCCTCGATTGAGGAAATTTTAGCTGCTTGGAATGCTGTTTTGTTGGATTTTCCATTACATCGATTGGAATTTTTACAACTATTATCTCATAAATACCGCCTCTTTTTGTTGAGTAACACCGATTCAATACATATTAATCATTTTGAACAAAGAGAAGGTGCTTCATTTTACGGTGCATTTTACCAATGTTTTGAAAAAGTGTATTTTTCTTATGAAATGGGAATGCGAAAACCCGATACCGAAATCTACACTACACTGATTCGTCAACACGAACTATTACCAAAACACACTTTATTTGTA from the Flavobacterium ammonificans genome contains:
- the dnaJ gene encoding molecular chaperone DnaJ, whose protein sequence is MKKDFYEVLGISKGADASEIKKAYRKAAIKYHPDKNPGDKEAEENFKLAAEAYEVLSDPQKKAKYDQYGHQAFDGAGGYGGGHGGMNMDDIFSQFGDIFGGGFGGGFGGGRSSGPRRTKGSNLRIKVKLTLEEIANGVEKKVKVKRKVQAQGVSYKTCSTCNGQGQVMRVTNTILGRMQSASTCPTCGGTGQLLDKKPANADSQGMIQEDETVAIKIPAGVVDGMQLKVSNKGNDAPGNSIPGDLIVAIEEIEHEYLKREGENLHYDLYISFSEAVLGVSKDIEAVNGKVRIKLEEGIQSGKILRLKGKGIPSLNGYGNGDLLVHVNVWTPKTLNKEQKEFFEKNIGDENFTPNPEKSDKSFFEKVKDMFS
- a CDS encoding nucleotide exchange factor GrpE; this translates as MKFKNIFKNTSTMTTEKTEIDQEIEGTPVETQANEEQASVEELPVEEQLALDLAAEKDKFLRLFAEFENYKRRTSKERIELFKTANQEVLLAMLPILDDFDRALIEISKSGDESLVKGVELIHEKLKSTLVGKGLEEVEVKAGDAFDADFAEAITQIPAPSDKMKGKIVDVLEKGYKLGDKIIRFPKVVIGN
- the hisS gene encoding histidine--tRNA ligase, coding for MASKPIIPKGTRDFSPTEVAKRQYILQMIKSNFEKFGFQPIETPSFENSETLMGKYGEEGDRLIFKILNSGDYLAKANATHLEAKDSTKLTSSISEKALRYDLTVPFARYVVQHQNEIEFPFKRYQIQPVWRADRPQKGRFREFFQCDADVVGSTSLWQEVELIQLYDGVFTALGLNGVTIKINNRKILSGIAEVIGASDKLIDFTVALDKLDKIGEEGVKKEMMEKGILETAIAKVQPLFSFTGTFSDKINQLSGLLADSVEGMKGVEELRFICDKVSALGLATAILDLDVTLARGLNYYTGAIFEVAAPAGVAMGSIGGGGRYDDLTGIFGLKNMSGVGISFGLDRIYLVVEELGLFPTTVTATSQALFINYGENEAFYAMKAIKELRQSGIKVELYPDNAKLAKQFQHADKRSIPFAVMAGDQEMNSNTYTLKNLQTGEQKSLSLEELKKVLS
- a CDS encoding ABC transporter permease, coding for MLNLFKENVKIAIGSVRTQLLRTILTVLIIAIGITALVGILTVVAALENTLSADFASMGANTFNINQYENTTRNRGNEEREIINPIISYPEAVAFQDKFKYPFTETSLSFTATSRAEVKYEANETDPEIKVVGVDENFIPNSGLETSLGRNFNGFDIDNNTYVCVVGSDFEKGLLKDVNPINKIISIRGAKFKVIGVLKEKGSTFGNSQDLRVLIPIQVARSLFTAPNINYSLSVMVNKKELLEQAIDNATSTMRRVRKLSPVKDNNFGVVRSDDLINRILSITQYLGLASWLIGVITVLGSSIALMNIMIVSVTERTREIGVRKALGAKKSTIAFQFFIETLLIGQLGGLVGIVFGILIGFGIATAMDFTFVIPWGAIMAAFITSFIVAIVSGLYPAIKAAVLDPIEALRYE
- the prmC gene encoding peptide chain release factor N(5)-glutamine methyltransferase, with the protein product MTIKHYRDQFIQELTPLYDAGEAESFFYLILEAKHQLKRVDLALQPDLVFSKAELETWNLILEQLKKEIPVQYLLGTTHFYGLEFEVNSNVLIPRPETEELVDWIIQSRNFGTKFNPEVSGQSSKFKILDIGTGSGCIAISLAKNLPNAEVFALDVSDKALATAQKNAELNQVAIQFIHQSILETEDLVQQFDLIVSNPPYVRHLEKQEIKKNVLDNEPHLALFVEDNDALIFYRKIAQLAKKNLCPNGQLYFEINQYLGQETFDLLQEMGFKGTVLRKDIYGNDRMIQCAI
- a CDS encoding GNAT family N-acetyltransferase, encoding MENWLIRKIEKKDNAAVAELIRAVFDELNIPKVGTAYEDPYLDLMYEEYNKPRSVYYVVEHDGKIKGVAGIAPLENEAPSICELQKMYFLPETRGKGIGSEMMAICLQSAREFGFEKCYLETMPFMHAAQKLYKKSGFEYLDAPMGCTGHTSCPVWMLQDL
- the ribD gene encoding bifunctional diaminohydroxyphosphoribosylaminopyrimidine deaminase/5-amino-6-(5-phosphoribosylamino)uracil reductase RibD — its product is MNNHEYFIARCIELAKNGFGTTYPNPMVGSVIVYDGQIIGEGWHRKAGEAHAEVNAIRSVKDPSVLDKATIYVSLEPCSHFGKTPPCCDLIIENKIPNVVIGTVDSNIKVAGNGIKRLKEAGANVIVGILEKECHELNQRFFTFHEKKRPYIILKWAQTQDGFIAPLEKKEQKPVWITNSYSRQLVHKWRAEEQAILVGTQTVIDDNPQLNTRDWEGNNPIRVVIDQNNRVPKTAHVFDNQLKTIVFSKYNVMLASENIIYESIDFQQNIAQQILERLYQHQIQSIIIEGGAQTLQTFIDANLWDEARVFIGKSQFGNGIKAPILNTAPSKKEKIGTDELLIIRNYD
- a CDS encoding HAD family hydrolase; the encoded protein is MIDTIIFDFGDIFINLDKQATIDGLQRLGLTSWNEDLDQLNISFEKGQISKENFLLGIQKHIPNASIEEILAAWNAVLLDFPLHRLEFLQLLSHKYRLFLLSNTDSIHINHFEQREGASFYGAFYQCFEKVYFSYEMGMRKPDTEIYTTLIRQHELLPKHTLFVDDKKDNTDAAKALGLNVWNLQVGQEDVIELLEKNII